One genomic region from Terriglobus aquaticus encodes:
- a CDS encoding NUDIX domain-containing protein produces the protein MLPEEAPIKTISSREVYRNNWSRVREDVIERRGGVRGIYGVLDKEPACILIPLEHTPQGDFITLVHQFRYTVQGSYFELPQGGWEDPDADVEEMARGELREETGLRAGRITRIGQNWIAYGAMRQEHNVYLCEDLTQGESDLEPEEDGLTVHRVSVEEFERMLLDGRVRDNCTLAAWGTYLVWKRLGGSDR, from the coding sequence GTGCTGCCGGAAGAGGCGCCGATCAAGACGATCTCTTCGCGTGAGGTGTACCGCAACAACTGGTCACGCGTGCGCGAGGATGTGATCGAACGGCGTGGAGGGGTGCGTGGCATCTATGGCGTGCTGGACAAAGAACCGGCATGCATCCTGATCCCGCTGGAGCACACGCCGCAGGGCGACTTCATCACGCTGGTGCATCAGTTCCGTTACACGGTGCAGGGCAGCTACTTCGAACTGCCGCAGGGTGGATGGGAAGATCCGGACGCCGACGTGGAAGAGATGGCTCGCGGCGAGCTGCGCGAAGAAACCGGGCTGCGCGCGGGTCGCATCACGCGCATCGGGCAGAACTGGATTGCGTACGGGGCCATGCGGCAGGAGCACAACGTGTACCTGTGCGAGGACCTGACCCAGGGAGAGAGCGACCTGGAGCCGGAGGAGGACGGGTTGACCGTTCACCGGGTGAGCGTGGAGGAGTTTGAGCGCATGCTGCTGGATGGCCGCGTTCGAGACAACTGCACGCTAGCAGCGTGGGGCACGTACCTGGTGTGGAAGCGGCTGGGCGGCAGCGATCGTTAG
- a CDS encoding CDGSH iron-sulfur domain-containing protein, whose amino-acid sequence MADAVTITVKRNGPLRIEGGIRLIDADGAEWDLTGKPAVSLCRCGVSEKRPFCDGSHNKIGWQCNASPGNLTGGESPATNVMQPVSGNLTGQ is encoded by the coding sequence TTGGCAGATGCGGTAACGATTACGGTCAAGCGCAACGGACCGTTGCGGATAGAGGGTGGCATTCGTCTGATCGATGCGGACGGAGCGGAGTGGGACCTGACGGGCAAACCCGCCGTGAGCCTGTGCCGCTGCGGCGTGAGCGAGAAGCGGCCGTTTTGCGACGGCAGCCACAACAAGATCGGGTGGCAGTGCAACGCCTCGCCGGGTAACCTGACCGGCGGCGAAAGCCCGGCGACGAACGTGATGCAGCCGGTGAGCGGAAACCTGACTGGGCAGTGA
- a CDS encoding sigma-54-dependent transcriptional regulator — translation MSTGQRVPGRAPQPGHARSEANAPASSAAAAQAPASAREQAGADDVVPLSGMTTAEVLLRAMQMGGVSALPAGTFPLHLFVVEPDEHLREPLMEVGRQMGFTVRGASPAEVAGMLDALECDVVLLDLSPEAARLDVLRQLRQKFPRVPILVTTAFASVQTAVEALRNGASDFLTKPFSLEELTTTLHLAAEQRSFDVELRRMQHQMRTSPAMQQVAAASPAMQKLMSMVLRVAVSDHPVMVLGESGSGKERIARVLHEAAAVGARQRAGESGARNPDPPFLQVLCSGSAATLETELFGYVRNEGTALREERVGLLTVEGGGTLFLDEIDALPPDLQSKLLRAMKDRAVRPPGSAMSRPLTVRLVASSSRDLPLLVERGAFRKDLYFRLNVVNLRVPPLRQRREDLPLLAAVFLEKHSRERLLSFSLGPDAMRVLMEYVWPGNVRELEAVIERACTVSSGPVLHLADLPTQLHQDVAAAEEAVRIDGRSRKEGAAAVVTAAATPVSAEINIEPIAEMERRMILLALQKLNGDKIMTAKLLGIGKTTLYRKLKEYGIGELAA, via the coding sequence TTGAGTACAGGGCAACGCGTTCCCGGCAGAGCACCCCAACCTGGCCACGCGCGAAGCGAGGCAAATGCGCCTGCGAGCTCAGCCGCAGCGGCGCAGGCCCCTGCATCAGCGCGCGAGCAGGCTGGCGCAGACGACGTGGTGCCGCTAAGCGGTATGACGACCGCGGAGGTACTGCTGCGGGCCATGCAGATGGGCGGCGTGAGCGCGCTGCCGGCGGGCACCTTTCCCCTGCATCTTTTTGTTGTGGAGCCGGACGAACATCTGCGCGAGCCGCTGATGGAAGTAGGCCGGCAGATGGGATTCACGGTGCGCGGCGCCTCGCCAGCGGAAGTAGCGGGCATGCTGGACGCGCTGGAATGCGATGTGGTGTTGCTGGACCTGTCGCCCGAAGCGGCGCGGCTGGACGTCTTGCGGCAGTTGCGGCAGAAATTCCCACGAGTGCCGATCCTGGTGACGACAGCGTTTGCCTCCGTGCAGACGGCGGTGGAAGCGCTGCGCAACGGAGCTTCCGACTTTCTGACTAAGCCGTTTTCGCTGGAGGAACTGACGACCACGCTTCACCTGGCGGCGGAGCAGCGCAGCTTTGACGTGGAGCTGCGGCGGATGCAGCACCAGATGCGGACCAGCCCGGCGATGCAGCAGGTGGCGGCGGCGTCCCCTGCGATGCAGAAGCTGATGAGCATGGTCCTGCGCGTGGCTGTGTCGGACCATCCCGTGATGGTGCTGGGCGAAAGCGGTTCGGGCAAGGAGCGGATTGCCCGGGTTCTGCACGAAGCCGCAGCGGTGGGTGCGCGCCAGCGAGCAGGCGAGTCCGGAGCCAGGAATCCAGACCCGCCGTTCCTGCAGGTGCTATGCAGCGGCAGTGCGGCGACGCTGGAAACGGAGCTGTTCGGCTATGTGCGCAACGAGGGCACGGCCCTGCGGGAAGAGCGGGTGGGGCTGCTGACGGTCGAGGGCGGCGGGACGCTGTTCCTGGACGAGATCGACGCGTTGCCGCCGGATCTGCAATCGAAGTTGCTGCGGGCGATGAAGGATCGCGCGGTCCGGCCGCCGGGATCGGCGATGTCGCGGCCACTTACCGTGCGCCTCGTGGCTTCGAGCAGCCGCGATCTGCCGCTGCTGGTCGAGCGCGGAGCGTTTCGCAAGGACTTGTATTTCCGTTTGAATGTGGTGAACCTGCGGGTTCCTCCGCTGCGGCAGCGGCGCGAGGATCTGCCGCTGCTGGCCGCCGTGTTTCTGGAGAAGCACAGCCGGGAAAGGCTGCTGAGCTTCAGCCTGGGACCGGACGCCATGCGTGTGCTGATGGAGTATGTGTGGCCGGGGAACGTGCGGGAGCTGGAGGCGGTAATTGAGCGTGCGTGCACGGTGTCCAGCGGACCAGTGCTGCACCTGGCGGACCTGCCGACGCAGTTGCACCAGGATGTCGCGGCGGCCGAAGAGGCGGTGCGCATTGATGGCCGCAGCCGAAAAGAAGGTGCGGCAGCGGTGGTTACGGCAGCGGCAACGCCGGTGTCCGCGGAAATCAATATTGAACCGATTGCGGAGATGGAGCGCCGGATGATCCTGCTGGCGCTTCAGAAACTGAACGGCGACAAGATCATGACCGCAAAGCTGCTGGGAATCGGGAAGACGACGTTGTACCGGAAGTTGAAGGAGTACGGCATAGGCGAGTTGGCGGCATGA
- the rph gene encoding ribonuclease PH → MNVHPIFRAENRAADQLRPIRLTPDFVATAEGSVLVEFGHTRVLCNATVEQTVPGWLRNSGKGWVTAEYSMLPRATLTRTPRESERGKIGGRTHEIQRLIGRSLRSVVDLRALGERSIILDCDVLQADGGTRTAAITGAAAALSLALNKLVASGTLPASPMRELVAAVSVGIVEGQVLLDLDYQEDSQAETDSNVVMTASGGLVETQATAERTPYTRDQLTEMLDVASQGIQQLIATQAALLAPSAS, encoded by the coding sequence GTGAACGTCCACCCCATCTTCCGTGCGGAGAACCGCGCCGCCGACCAGCTCCGCCCCATCCGTCTCACCCCGGACTTCGTCGCCACCGCCGAGGGTTCCGTGCTCGTCGAGTTCGGCCACACCCGCGTCCTCTGCAACGCCACCGTCGAGCAGACCGTGCCCGGCTGGCTGCGCAACAGCGGCAAAGGCTGGGTCACCGCCGAATACTCCATGCTGCCCCGTGCCACCCTCACCCGTACCCCGCGCGAATCCGAGCGGGGCAAGATCGGCGGCCGTACCCACGAGATCCAGCGCCTCATCGGTCGCTCCCTGCGGTCCGTGGTCGACCTGCGCGCCCTCGGCGAACGCTCCATCATCCTCGACTGTGACGTCCTGCAGGCCGACGGCGGAACCCGCACTGCCGCCATCACGGGCGCAGCCGCGGCGCTGTCCCTGGCGCTCAACAAACTTGTCGCTTCCGGCACGCTGCCCGCCTCGCCCATGCGCGAACTTGTTGCCGCGGTCTCGGTCGGCATCGTCGAGGGCCAGGTTCTCCTGGACCTCGACTACCAGGAAGACTCCCAGGCCGAGACCGACAGCAACGTCGTCATGACTGCCTCGGGCGGCCTGGTCGAAACCCAGGCCACAGCCGAGCGCACGCCCTACACCCGGGACCAGCTCACCGAGATGCTCGACGTCGCCTCCCAGGGCATTCAGCAGCTCATCGCCACCCAGGCCGCGCTGCTCGCTCCGTCAGCCTCCTGA
- a CDS encoding tagatose 1,6-diphosphate aldolase, producing the protein MATKPTAGKLAGLQAVSDARGVIAAAAMDQRGSLQKSIAAARGGTASDKDLETFKVLVTEVLTRYASAILMDPEYGLPATKVRNDAGLLLAYEKTGYDANTAGRLPDLLDHWSVRRLKEAGADCIKILLYYSPLEQTAINDVKHAWVERIGDECLAHDIPFFLETVGYDVDGAGEKTLEYAKKKPVIVSGSMAEFGKTRYNVDVLKVEVPVEMSFVEGTAAYKGEKAYTRAEALEYFRDAEGMSDKPFIYLSAGVSNPVFIETLELAAESGTKFNGVLCGRATWKDGIDIYAKQGETPFRAWLETKGVENIQNVNKALEAATPWYTKFGATSYDELR; encoded by the coding sequence ATGGCCACCAAGCCCACTGCCGGAAAACTCGCCGGTCTTCAAGCCGTCTCCGACGCCCGCGGCGTCATCGCCGCCGCCGCCATGGACCAGCGCGGTTCCCTGCAGAAGTCCATCGCCGCCGCGCGCGGCGGCACGGCTTCCGATAAAGATCTGGAGACCTTCAAGGTCCTGGTCACAGAGGTGCTCACCCGCTACGCGTCCGCAATCCTCATGGACCCGGAGTACGGCCTGCCCGCGACCAAGGTGCGCAACGACGCCGGCCTTCTGCTGGCCTATGAAAAGACCGGCTACGACGCCAACACGGCCGGCCGTCTGCCCGACCTGCTCGACCACTGGAGCGTTCGCCGCCTGAAGGAAGCCGGTGCCGACTGCATCAAGATCCTGCTCTACTACTCGCCGCTTGAGCAGACCGCAATCAATGACGTCAAGCACGCCTGGGTCGAGCGCATTGGCGATGAGTGCCTCGCTCACGACATCCCGTTCTTCCTCGAAACGGTCGGCTACGACGTCGATGGCGCCGGCGAAAAGACCCTCGAATACGCGAAGAAGAAGCCCGTCATCGTCTCCGGCTCCATGGCCGAGTTCGGCAAGACGCGCTACAACGTCGACGTCCTCAAGGTGGAAGTGCCGGTCGAAATGAGCTTCGTTGAAGGCACCGCCGCCTACAAGGGCGAGAAGGCCTACACCCGCGCCGAAGCCCTGGAGTACTTCCGCGATGCCGAGGGCATGAGCGACAAGCCTTTCATCTATCTCTCCGCCGGCGTCTCCAACCCCGTCTTCATCGAAACGCTCGAACTCGCCGCCGAGTCCGGCACCAAGTTCAACGGCGTCCTGTGCGGCCGCGCCACCTGGAAAGACGGCATCGACATCTACGCCAAGCAGGGAGAAACACCCTTCCGCGCCTGGCTCGAAACCAAGGGCGTCGAAAACATCCAGAACGTTAACAAAGCCCTCGAAGCCGCAACCCCCTGGTACACCAAGTTCGGCGCCACCAGCTACGACGAACTCCGCTAG
- a CDS encoding coagulation factor 5/8 type domain-containing protein gives MLASRFGLVVLSITVAATAVAQKPPVALPEMGSNVVVFRPTDDMAADQAKIDAIYTEQQHSEFGSGRYAILFAPGTYHLRVPIGFYTEVLGLGATPDAVRIDGDVRVDAALKNDNATTTFWRGAEGLSVKPESGTMQWAVSQAVEFRRMHVLGDMVLNQRHGWASGGWMSDATVDGTVNSGTQQQWIARNSEWKQWTGANWNMVFVGTPQMPEGEWPQPPFTKVGRTPEVREKPFLEQEKDGTLAVRVPGLRRDSSGVSWHGGETPGRVVPLSRFYVARADRDSAATINAALSQGKDLLLTPGIYDLDQPIRVTRKDATVLGLGFATLHAVKGTEAMTVADVDGVAVAGLLFDAGEAKSPSLLHVGTAGVHLRHDARPIVLHDVFFRVGGAAVGKVSANLVIDSDDTIVDHTWIWRADHGKAGVGWTVNESDNGLVVRGDRVTVYGLFVEHHEKYQVLWSGEAGRTYFYQSEIPYDPPTQAAWTDANGARGWASYKVADTVKQHEAWGLGVYSVFRHPDVVLDRAIEVPKTPEVRFHHMITVALDNLGAIENVIDDKGGPTQVAPHRVTPKVPEFP, from the coding sequence ATGTTGGCTTCGCGCTTTGGCTTAGTGGTGTTGTCGATTACGGTTGCTGCGACAGCGGTTGCGCAGAAGCCTCCTGTGGCGCTTCCGGAGATGGGCAGCAATGTCGTCGTCTTCCGGCCGACGGATGACATGGCGGCGGACCAGGCGAAGATCGATGCGATCTACACCGAGCAGCAGCACAGTGAGTTCGGTAGCGGGCGGTATGCGATCTTGTTCGCGCCGGGTACGTATCACCTGAGAGTGCCGATCGGGTTCTATACCGAGGTGCTTGGTCTGGGCGCGACTCCGGATGCGGTGCGCATTGATGGTGATGTACGCGTAGACGCGGCTCTGAAGAATGACAATGCAACGACTACCTTCTGGAGAGGAGCGGAAGGGCTGTCGGTAAAGCCAGAGAGCGGGACGATGCAGTGGGCGGTGTCGCAGGCGGTGGAGTTCCGTCGCATGCATGTGCTAGGCGACATGGTGCTGAATCAGCGTCACGGCTGGGCGAGCGGCGGATGGATGAGCGATGCGACCGTCGACGGGACTGTGAACTCCGGCACGCAACAGCAGTGGATTGCGCGCAACAGCGAGTGGAAGCAGTGGACGGGTGCGAACTGGAACATGGTGTTCGTGGGCACGCCGCAGATGCCGGAAGGCGAGTGGCCCCAGCCTCCATTCACCAAGGTGGGGCGTACGCCGGAGGTACGCGAGAAGCCGTTTCTCGAGCAGGAGAAGGACGGCACGCTGGCGGTGCGTGTGCCGGGATTGCGGCGCGACAGCAGTGGTGTGAGCTGGCACGGTGGTGAGACGCCCGGGCGGGTGGTGCCTCTGAGCCGGTTCTACGTGGCGCGGGCGGACCGAGATTCGGCAGCAACGATCAATGCGGCGTTGTCACAGGGTAAAGACCTGCTGCTGACGCCGGGTATCTATGACCTGGATCAGCCGATTCGCGTGACGCGCAAAGATGCGACGGTGCTGGGGTTGGGCTTTGCGACGCTGCACGCGGTTAAGGGAACCGAGGCGATGACGGTCGCCGATGTGGATGGTGTGGCCGTCGCAGGCCTGCTGTTCGACGCGGGCGAGGCGAAGTCGCCGTCGCTGCTGCACGTGGGTACTGCAGGGGTGCACCTGCGGCATGATGCGCGTCCGATTGTGCTGCATGATGTGTTCTTCCGTGTCGGTGGTGCCGCGGTCGGCAAGGTGTCTGCCAACCTGGTGATCGACAGTGACGACACGATTGTGGACCACACGTGGATCTGGCGTGCGGACCACGGCAAGGCCGGCGTGGGCTGGACCGTGAACGAAAGCGACAACGGCCTGGTAGTGCGGGGCGATCGTGTCACGGTGTACGGCCTGTTCGTTGAGCACCACGAGAAGTACCAAGTGCTGTGGAGCGGCGAGGCGGGACGGACGTACTTCTACCAATCGGAGATCCCGTACGATCCGCCGACACAGGCTGCGTGGACGGATGCGAACGGAGCGCGCGGATGGGCCAGCTACAAGGTGGCTGACACGGTGAAGCAGCATGAGGCGTGGGGGCTGGGTGTGTACAGCGTGTTTCGGCATCCGGACGTGGTGCTGGACCGCGCCATCGAGGTGCCGAAAACGCCGGAGGTGCGCTTCCACCACATGATCACGGTCGCGCTGGATAACTTGGGCGCCATTGAAAACGTGATCGACGACAAGGGCGGCCCGACCCAGGTAGCGCCGCACCGCGTGACGCCGAAGGTGCCTGAGTTTCCGTGA
- the guaA gene encoding glutamine-hydrolyzing GMP synthase: MSSSTVVILDFGAQYTQLIARRVREFNVFSVVLPCTAQLEEIRALNPVGVVLSGGPSSVYDADAPKADPAVLGLGLPVLGICYGMQFMAHHLGGRVEPADKREYGDAVATVAVENRLFAGLPRELQVWMSHGDSVIDLPEGFVVAATSHSALASIADETRRMYAVQWHPEVAHSKQGTELLRNFVFEICGAKADWTSEAFIESTVARIREQVGPDGHAICGLSGGVDSAVAAVLVARAIGDRLTCIFVNNGVLRKNEFEQVQRNMREKLGLNVVAVDASKRFLSQLGGITDPETKRKIIGREFIAVFDDEAAKILRGQEKAGEVAHDVGGKEVAWLVQGTLYPDVIESSSVKGPSQTIKSHHNVGGLPENMKLKLIEPLRDLFKDEVRRFGADLGMPQEVLERQPFPGPGLAVRIVGEVTPERVSILQNADEIVVNEIKKAGLYREIWQSFAVLLPVKSVGVMGDQRTYAYTCAIRAVHSGDGMTADWVPLPYEVLRTISSRIVNEVRGINRVVYDVTSKPPGTIEWE; this comes from the coding sequence GTGAGTAGTTCGACGGTCGTAATTCTGGATTTTGGCGCGCAATACACGCAGTTGATTGCGCGGCGCGTTCGTGAGTTCAACGTGTTCAGCGTGGTGCTGCCGTGCACGGCGCAACTCGAGGAGATCCGGGCGCTGAACCCGGTCGGCGTGGTGCTTTCGGGCGGACCGAGCTCGGTGTATGACGCGGATGCGCCGAAGGCTGATCCGGCGGTACTGGGGTTGGGGCTGCCGGTGCTGGGCATCTGCTACGGCATGCAGTTCATGGCGCACCACCTGGGCGGGCGCGTGGAGCCGGCGGACAAGCGCGAGTACGGCGATGCGGTTGCGACGGTAGCGGTGGAGAACCGGCTGTTTGCCGGACTGCCGCGTGAGCTGCAGGTGTGGATGTCTCACGGCGACAGCGTGATCGACCTGCCGGAGGGGTTTGTGGTGGCGGCGACGTCGCACAGCGCGCTGGCGAGTATTGCGGACGAGACGCGGCGGATGTATGCGGTGCAGTGGCACCCCGAGGTTGCGCACTCGAAGCAGGGGACGGAGCTGCTGCGGAACTTTGTGTTTGAGATCTGCGGGGCGAAGGCGGACTGGACCAGCGAGGCGTTCATCGAGTCGACCGTGGCGCGCATTCGCGAGCAGGTGGGGCCGGATGGGCATGCGATCTGCGGTTTGAGTGGTGGCGTGGACTCGGCGGTGGCGGCGGTCTTGGTGGCTCGCGCCATTGGCGACCGGCTCACGTGCATTTTTGTGAACAACGGTGTTTTGCGCAAGAATGAGTTTGAGCAGGTACAGCGCAACATGCGCGAGAAGCTCGGCTTGAACGTGGTTGCGGTGGACGCGTCGAAGCGGTTCCTGTCGCAGCTGGGTGGCATTACCGATCCGGAGACGAAGCGCAAGATCATCGGCCGCGAGTTCATCGCGGTGTTCGATGACGAGGCGGCGAAGATTCTGCGCGGGCAGGAAAAGGCCGGCGAGGTGGCGCACGATGTGGGCGGCAAGGAGGTCGCGTGGCTGGTGCAGGGCACGCTGTACCCGGACGTGATCGAGTCGAGCAGCGTGAAGGGGCCGTCGCAGACGATCAAGAGCCACCACAACGTGGGCGGCTTGCCTGAAAACATGAAGCTGAAGCTGATTGAGCCGCTGCGCGACCTGTTCAAGGACGAAGTGCGGCGGTTCGGTGCGGACCTGGGTATGCCGCAGGAGGTGCTGGAGCGGCAGCCGTTTCCGGGGCCAGGGCTGGCGGTGCGCATTGTGGGCGAGGTGACGCCGGAGCGCGTTTCGATTCTGCAGAACGCAGACGAGATCGTCGTGAACGAGATCAAGAAGGCCGGGCTGTACCGCGAGATATGGCAGAGCTTTGCGGTGCTGCTGCCGGTGAAGTCGGTGGGCGTGATGGGTGACCAGCGGACCTATGCCTACACGTGTGCGATTCGAGCGGTGCACTCGGGCGATGGCATGACGGCGGACTGGGTGCCGTTGCCGTACGAGGTGTTGCGGACGATCAGCAGCCGCATCGTGAACGAGGTGCGCGGGATCAATCGCGTGGTGTACGACGTGACGAGCAAGCCTCCGGGAACGATTGAGTGGGAGTGA
- the leuS gene encoding leucine--tRNA ligase: protein MPEAAQNVEIRYNPAEIEPRLQAQWDADPALYAAEPHTGGKPKYYVLEMLPYPSGKLHMGHVRNYSIGDALARYQWMNGFNVLHPMGWDSFGLPAENAAIKNNTPPRDWTLSNIAEMRKQMQRMGLSYDWQREVTTCLPDYYRWNQWFFLEMLKRDLAYRKKSKVNWCPKCNTVLANEQVVGGYCWRHEDTLVEQRDLTQWFYRITKYADELLNGLDALDGWPEKVRTMQRNWIGRSEGAEVTFAVEGCTDSMTITVFTTRIDTIFGATSLQVAPDHPIVTHWCGFDEKLRPEVEAMLAEQKTAKDTDALGELPKHGVDTGRKVINPFTGEPIPVWVANYVLSGYGTGAVMSVPGHDERDFEFATKYGLPIKRVVAPNLDTEELSLPFTDKAEAVLVDSGEWTGEPVLEALEKMAKHAEAQGFGKATVTFRLKDWGVSRQRYWGTPIPVVYCDQCGMQPVPAEQLPVLLPDNIDVQNVQGSPLASVPEFLNTTCPACGGAAKRETDTMDTFVDSSWYFYRYTDPKNSAAPFDSAVANYWFEIDQYIGGVEHAILHLIYSRFWTKVMRDLGLIENSEPAKRLFTQGMVIKNGAKMSKSKGNVVSPDDMIAKYGADATRMYALFAAPPDRDLEWQEEGVAGISRFLSRVYRVTMKFAPGLKAHEGSSATEALSPAGQKLLRTLHQTIAKITLDFSGRWHFNTCIASVMVLVNELIAAEAAMDSGEVSEATQRELFRSLTLLLAPFAPFLAQELWTELGHEGVVFRQPWPAADAELAREDEIEIPVQINGKLANVVKVPAGADNDAVKAAAMSDERIAARLVDKTVVKTIVVPGKLVNLVVK, encoded by the coding sequence ATGCCTGAAGCCGCCCAGAACGTTGAGATTCGTTACAACCCCGCCGAGATTGAGCCGCGCCTGCAGGCGCAGTGGGATGCCGACCCGGCGCTGTATGCCGCGGAGCCGCACACCGGCGGCAAGCCGAAGTACTACGTTCTTGAGATGCTGCCGTACCCCAGCGGCAAGCTGCACATGGGGCATGTGCGGAACTACAGCATTGGCGACGCGCTGGCGCGCTATCAGTGGATGAACGGCTTCAACGTGCTGCACCCGATGGGGTGGGACAGTTTTGGCCTGCCGGCGGAGAACGCTGCCATCAAGAACAACACGCCGCCGCGTGACTGGACGCTGAGCAACATTGCCGAGATGCGCAAGCAGATGCAGCGCATGGGGCTGAGCTATGACTGGCAGCGCGAGGTGACCACGTGCCTGCCGGACTACTACCGTTGGAACCAGTGGTTCTTCCTGGAGATGCTGAAGCGCGACCTGGCGTATCGCAAGAAGAGCAAGGTGAACTGGTGCCCCAAGTGCAACACCGTGCTGGCGAATGAGCAGGTGGTGGGCGGTTACTGCTGGCGGCACGAGGACACGCTGGTCGAGCAGCGCGACCTGACGCAGTGGTTCTATCGCATTACGAAGTACGCGGATGAGCTGCTGAACGGTCTGGATGCGCTGGACGGATGGCCGGAGAAGGTGCGCACGATGCAGCGCAACTGGATCGGCCGCAGCGAGGGCGCGGAGGTGACGTTTGCCGTCGAGGGCTGTACGGACTCGATGACGATTACAGTGTTCACCACGCGCATCGATACGATCTTTGGCGCGACGAGCTTGCAGGTGGCGCCGGATCATCCGATCGTGACGCATTGGTGTGGCTTCGATGAGAAGCTGCGGCCCGAAGTGGAAGCGATGCTGGCCGAGCAGAAGACGGCGAAGGACACCGACGCTCTGGGCGAGTTGCCGAAGCATGGCGTAGACACTGGGCGCAAGGTGATCAACCCGTTCACGGGTGAGCCGATTCCGGTGTGGGTGGCGAACTACGTGTTGAGCGGCTACGGCACGGGCGCGGTGATGAGTGTGCCGGGGCATGATGAGCGCGACTTTGAGTTTGCGACGAAGTACGGTTTGCCGATCAAGCGCGTTGTGGCTCCGAACCTGGACACGGAGGAGTTAAGCCTGCCGTTCACGGACAAGGCCGAGGCGGTGCTGGTCGACAGCGGCGAGTGGACGGGCGAGCCGGTGCTGGAGGCCTTGGAGAAGATGGCCAAGCATGCCGAGGCGCAGGGCTTCGGCAAGGCTACGGTGACGTTCCGGTTGAAGGACTGGGGCGTGAGCCGGCAGCGGTACTGGGGTACGCCGATCCCGGTGGTGTATTGCGACCAGTGCGGCATGCAGCCGGTGCCGGCGGAGCAGTTGCCGGTGCTGTTGCCGGACAACATCGACGTGCAGAACGTACAGGGATCGCCGCTGGCGAGCGTGCCGGAATTTCTGAACACGACATGCCCGGCGTGTGGTGGTGCCGCGAAGCGCGAGACGGACACGATGGATACGTTCGTAGATTCGAGCTGGTACTTCTACCGCTACACGGACCCGAAGAACTCGGCGGCGCCGTTCGACAGTGCGGTGGCGAACTACTGGTTTGAGATCGACCAGTACATTGGCGGCGTGGAGCACGCGATCCTGCACCTGATCTATTCGCGGTTCTGGACCAAGGTGATGCGCGACCTGGGCCTGATCGAGAACAGCGAGCCGGCGAAGCGGTTGTTCACGCAGGGTATGGTGATCAAGAACGGCGCGAAGATGTCGAAGTCGAAGGGCAATGTGGTGTCGCCCGACGACATGATTGCGAAGTACGGCGCGGATGCGACGCGCATGTACGCGCTGTTTGCGGCGCCGCCGGATCGCGACCTGGAGTGGCAGGAAGAGGGTGTCGCGGGCATCTCGCGGTTCCTGTCGCGCGTGTACCGCGTAACGATGAAGTTTGCGCCGGGGCTGAAGGCGCACGAGGGATCGAGCGCGACGGAGGCGTTGTCGCCTGCGGGGCAGAAGCTGTTGCGCACCTTGCACCAGACCATTGCGAAAATCACGCTGGACTTCAGCGGGCGCTGGCACTTCAACACCTGCATCGCGAGCGTGATGGTGCTGGTGAATGAACTGATCGCGGCAGAGGCTGCGATGGACTCGGGCGAGGTGAGCGAGGCGACGCAGCGCGAGTTGTTCCGGTCGCTGACGCTGTTGCTGGCGCCGTTTGCGCCGTTCCTGGCGCAGGAGTTGTGGACGGAGCTGGGGCATGAGGGTGTGGTGTTCCGGCAGCCGTGGCCTGCGGCGGATGCGGAGTTGGCGCGCGAGGACGAGATCGAGATCCCGGTGCAGATCAACGGCAAGCTGGCGAATGTGGTGAAGGTGCCGGCGGGCGCGGACAACGACGCGGTGAAGGCGGCGGCGATGAGCGATGAGCGCATTGCGGCGCGGCTGGTGGACAAGACCGTGGTGAAGACGATTGTGGTGCCGGGCAAGCTGGTCAACCTGGTTGTGAAGTAG